A single genomic interval of Salinarchaeum sp. IM2453 harbors:
- a CDS encoding small multi-drug export protein — translation MSRFITGFLKESLPVFKSHYIHASLPANIQSMRTSRVPKTVRCLFLPVIISAFLVPITSVPEISNNELHTIGIPLFTENGVVTDILQDYDGGVQYLLVAILAAIPWIEIALVIPAGIALGINPTAVAIFAFLGNVLSVYIVILFCSQVKSLWGSQSSDTDGSSEPSKRRQWANRLWDHYGLPGLALASVILTGVHVAALIALAIGSAKRAVAVWMTISIAIWTVGLTAATYYGIEGIQILLD, via the coding sequence ATGAGCCGGTTCATAACGGGCTTCCTCAAAGAAAGCTTACCAGTATTCAAAAGCCACTACATCCATGCTTCCCTACCAGCAAACATACAAAGCATGCGAACAAGCCGAGTGCCGAAGACTGTAAGATGTCTATTCCTGCCGGTGATTATTAGCGCTTTCTTGGTACCAATTACATCTGTCCCTGAAATCTCCAATAATGAGTTGCATACAATAGGAATTCCGCTCTTCACAGAAAACGGGGTTGTCACGGATATACTGCAAGATTATGACGGGGGTGTTCAGTACTTACTTGTAGCCATTCTGGCGGCGATTCCATGGATTGAAATTGCACTGGTGATCCCCGCAGGCATTGCTCTTGGAATTAATCCAACCGCTGTAGCAATATTTGCATTCCTTGGGAATGTCCTGTCAGTCTATATTGTTATTTTGTTCTGTTCCCAGGTCAAATCCTTATGGGGATCACAATCATCAGACACAGACGGTTCATCTGAGCCGTCCAAACGCAGACAATGGGCTAATCGGTTATGGGACCATTATGGACTCCCTGGACTAGCACTAGCGTCAGTTATCTTGACTGGCGTTCATGTTGCTGCTCTTATTGCGCTTGCAATTGGGTCAGCAAAACGAGCCGTAGCAGTCTGGATGACGATCTCGATTGCAATCTGGACAGTTGGGTTAACGGCAGCAACATACTACGGAATTGAAGGGATCCAAATCCTTCTTGATTGA
- a CDS encoding SDR family NAD(P)-dependent oxidoreductase, which yields MDISLYESLDGQTALVTGATRGIGKIIAENLADLGATVYAGARDPDDIVASTQRPVQLDVTVNKDVKTAIDVVKEEEGALDILVNNAGISPGLGPLHTIDFDEFERTMAVNLRGPTLLCKHALPLLLNNRGGRVVNLSSGLAQYTTDELDGGKPAYRISKIGLGGLTAYLHAEYNEQGLIANAVSPGWVRTDMGGEAAPRSPEKGAETPTWLARFKPGGPSGKFWKDKDERPW from the coding sequence ATGGATATATCGTTGTATGAATCTTTAGATGGTCAAACAGCGCTGGTAACTGGTGCAACGAGAGGGATTGGAAAAATAATTGCCGAAAACCTTGCTGATCTAGGCGCGACTGTCTATGCCGGAGCCCGTGATCCAGATGATATTGTTGCGTCTACACAACGTCCAGTGCAACTAGATGTCACAGTCAACAAGGATGTTAAAACAGCCATCGATGTGGTCAAAGAAGAGGAAGGTGCCCTCGATATTTTAGTTAACAATGCCGGTATATCTCCGGGATTAGGGCCGTTACACACAATTGATTTTGATGAATTTGAACGGACCATGGCGGTGAATCTCCGTGGGCCAACACTTCTCTGTAAACATGCCCTTCCACTACTATTGAATAACAGAGGGGGTCGAGTTGTCAACCTGTCTTCTGGATTGGCACAATACACAACAGATGAACTAGACGGAGGCAAGCCTGCCTATCGAATATCAAAGATTGGACTTGGCGGCCTCACTGCCTATCTTCATGCAGAGTACAACGAGCAAGGCTTGATAGCTAATGCTGTAAGTCCAGGCTGGGTTCGAACTGATATGGGAGGTGAAGCGGCACCACGATCACCAGAGAAAGGCGCTGAGACCCCAACATGGCTTGCTCGCTTTAAGCCTGGGGGTCCAAGCGGTAAATTCTGGAAAGATAAAGATGAGCGCCCATGGTGA
- a CDS encoding aldo/keto reductase, whose product MDTTMSNISLDFVQLGRTGIKTSELQFGTWRFGRTTETGETEISEDQAYELLDAYANAGGRYIDTADIYGGGDCEKWIGRWLEDQDRERFTIASKIYWQTRDGDPNSRGTNRKNIRHRIDRLLDRLQTDYVDVLYIHRWDDLTSAEELMKTLNGLVESGRVHYLGASTLRPNAWKVARANAIAQERGWEPFTVLQPRYNLIDREIEGNYLEFAHRCNLAVCPWSPLAQGFLTGKYDRSQQVPESSKAGQSSRFQESYLTEQSFAVHDVLDQVADEVSSTPARVALAWLMHRDGVTAPIIGARTVEQLKENLQATQIDLSTDQVRRLTEAKEGPYDSL is encoded by the coding sequence ATGGACACTACAATGTCAAATATTTCACTTGACTTCGTACAGCTTGGACGAACTGGAATTAAGACCAGCGAGTTGCAGTTTGGAACATGGCGCTTTGGACGCACAACTGAAACTGGAGAAACAGAAATCTCAGAAGACCAAGCGTACGAATTGCTTGACGCATATGCCAACGCCGGGGGCCGATATATTGACACGGCAGACATCTATGGAGGGGGAGACTGCGAGAAATGGATAGGACGGTGGCTCGAAGACCAAGACCGGGAGCGGTTTACGATCGCTTCAAAAATTTACTGGCAAACTCGTGACGGAGATCCAAATAGTCGAGGAACAAACCGAAAGAATATTCGTCACCGAATTGATCGACTACTTGACCGACTTCAAACTGATTATGTGGATGTTCTATATATCCACCGATGGGATGATCTGACCTCAGCAGAAGAGCTAATGAAGACACTTAATGGGCTGGTAGAATCAGGCCGTGTACACTATCTTGGTGCTTCAACACTTCGTCCGAATGCTTGGAAAGTCGCTAGAGCAAATGCAATTGCTCAAGAACGTGGCTGGGAGCCGTTTACCGTGCTACAGCCTCGGTATAACTTGATCGACAGGGAGATTGAGGGGAATTACCTTGAATTCGCACATAGGTGTAACCTTGCTGTTTGCCCATGGAGCCCACTTGCACAAGGGTTCTTGACAGGGAAATATGATCGGTCACAGCAGGTTCCAGAATCATCAAAAGCAGGACAATCAAGTCGATTCCAAGAATCATACTTAACTGAGCAAAGCTTTGCAGTTCATGATGTACTTGATCAGGTTGCGGATGAAGTAAGTTCTACCCCCGCCCGGGTTGCACTTGCATGGCTCATGCACCGAGATGGAGTAACCGCCCCAATCATTGGTGCACGAACGGTCGAGCAACTTAAAGAGAATCTTCAGGCAACACAGATTGACTTATCCACAGACCAGGTCCGTCGACTAACAGAGGCAAAAGAAGGCCCATACGACAGTCTCTAA
- the eif1A gene encoding translation initiation factor eIF-1A: MSEESTRRALRMPDDDEIFGTVTRHDGGNHVRVKCEDGEDRLGRIPGRMKYRVWIDEGDVVLVKPWDWQDEKADIEWRYSEQDADQLRAEGHI; this comes from the coding sequence ATGAGTGAAGAATCTACTCGGCGGGCCCTTCGGATGCCCGACGATGACGAAATATTTGGCACTGTAACACGACATGATGGCGGCAACCATGTCCGAGTAAAATGTGAAGACGGTGAAGACCGACTAGGGCGGATCCCTGGTCGAATGAAGTACCGTGTTTGGATCGACGAGGGCGATGTCGTGCTCGTCAAACCATGGGATTGGCAAGATGAAAAGGCGGATATTGAATGGCGGTACTCCGAACAGGACGCCGATCAACTCCGAGCAGAAGGCCACATTTAA